The DNA window GCCCACTGGCGAGTGATGGGTTGGACATTCATGACTCTCACCCAGGGAATTCTGTTTGGATGCACCACCGTCGTCACGGTGGTCGTCCTCTTCGTCGGCTGGCGCTGGGCGAGTCGGTTCTGGTCGTTGCCGTGCCCATCCTTGGTCAGTTGGGCCTTGGAGTCGACCTTCTAACTGTTGGTTGACGATGGGCCGGGCGGGGTTCGTGATTGCGAAGGCGATTGGGTTGAGTCATCCACAGGAGTGAAGGTGTTCAAGCGAATTGTATGGATTGGAGTTGTGATCGTCATTGGTCTGATCGCCTGGACGACGGTAAACGATGCGGTCTGGTCATGCAGCGAACGGTTTTCATACCGCGAGCGGAACAACCACTCGCCCACTTCGTCAGCGGGGAAAGGGACCTTCCACACGTTGCCGTCCAGCCCGCCACGGCCGTCGCCGTCGTAGAATCCGGGGACGGTAACCACCTTGCCGCCTGGTCCTGGGAAGACGCCATCGACCTCGATCCCAAAGGGATTGGGATCGCCTCCCCCTGCCAGGTCCGGCCCGGCCAGTTGGATCTCGATCTTCGCCCATTGGGCGAACGGTCCCAGTTCCGCTGGGTTCAAGCGGGAGGCGACGACTCTTGCCTGGAGGAGGCAACACGTTGAAAGACGAAATGCGAAGAGCAGGAGTCGTTTCATGGAGGTTTAAATCCTGGGTGACCATCGCTTCTGACAACCCTTTTGTTTTTGTGGGCCGCACTCCGCCCCAGTCGCGAGGTTCGCAAACAGGACATTTTCGAGATCTGGACTGTGCCTGCGGAACCAACACGCCTCGCCCCGCAGCACTTCCCGCTGCAGGCCATGAGAAAAGCAGTGGACGCCAGTGCAGTCGCGCCGAATCTCAACGACGGATATGCGGGCAACGCTCCCGATCCAGGCGCCTACGAATTGGGCCAACCGTTGCCACATTTCGGACCACGAAAGAAGTCTGCTCCGCCTGCGGCATATCGGAGATCGCGTCAAATCCAGCCTGTTGCGACCAAAAAACCCCGACTCCCGCGTTCGATCTCCGCGCGATCTGTGATAAGCGGCGTGGTGGGATGATCCACTTCCGGCATCATAATTATCATTTTTCTACCGCTCTCTTTCGTGGGCGACTAGAATGCCATTTATGTGATTGTGTCAAATCCCCGAGCGCCGCTAAAACCAATTGGATTTTGTTATGAGATTGCGCCACATTGGCCCCGTCGCCGTTTATGTATACACCCTTGCGTTTGCGATTTGCGCAACGGGGCAGCAACCTGAGGGCCGCACGGTGGTGCTGCCGGTCCACAGCTACCAGGCTCTGGAGTTATTGCAGCCAAAACTCGCCCCACTCGACGTCGAGTCGCAGCTGGCGATTGATAAATTGAAGTTGCTCGCCGGACCCAGTCGCGGACCCGGCGCGGTTGTTTTCCCCGAGGTAGCGCCGTCGACTGTCGTGGTCCGCTCGGGCGGCGGCCACGGTACAGGATTCATCGTCGACGCCGAGGGTTGGATTTTGACCAACAACCACGTGATCGCAGGCGCCAGCGTCCATCAGGGCACGAGCGCTCGTGTCGCTTTTATCCATTTTGGACATATGGAAGACGGCTTCATGGTGCTGGAGAAGGAGGGCCATCCGGCGTTCATTTACGCCGCCAGCCCCGAGAAAGATTTGGCGCTGCTCAAGCTGATTGCGATCCCCGCAGGCCGCGAGCTGACGCCGATCAAACTGGCCGAAAAGATTTCCCCGCCGGGCTCCGACTGCTTCACGATCGGCCATCCAACCAGCGGCCTTTTCTGGTCGCTTCGGAGCGGCGAGGTCGTCGGCATCGGCAAGTACCCGCATGACCTGATCGACAACATCATGCCGCAACTCACGCTCGCCGGCGCACCGAAGGAGGCGTTCGAACAATCGCTTCGCCAGAGTACTCCGCGAAAGGCCCTGATTTCCAGTTGCGGCATCAATCCCGGCGACTCGGGAGGACCTCTGGTCAACACCGACGGCGAACTGATCGCCGTGAACTTTGCGATCCCCAAACTCGACCAGAAACGCGGCGTTAATCTGGACAAGTTCAGCTACCACGTGCACCTCGACGAGGTGAAAGACTTCCTGGCCGTTAGGCCGGAAAGGCCGGAGGTCTTCGTCCCCAACGTCTGGCCAGCCGCCGCGGCCAGTCGACTGTTGGACTTCGATGGAGACGACAAAATGGAAACCTGGATGTTCGTTCCCGCGCAAGACGTCCCGCCGTCAGGATTGCTGTTCGATCTGGACGGCGACACGCCGGAGACGTTTGTCGAGGAGTTCAAAGCGGGAAAAGCGAAACGCGACCAATTCGAATTCGAATTCGTTCTGCAACTCGCGCCGGTACGGGCGTTCTATGATCGCGACGGTGACGGCCAAGTCGATTTAATTCTGACAGACGCCAACGATGATGGCGTTAGCGACCTGACGATCTCGAAGACGGCCGAGGGCTGGAAACGCCTTGATCGCGACGATCAAGCGGTATATGACCCGCGTTATTTTAATGACCAAGCGACGGGCGAACGTTTTCAAGCGATTGTTCTCGATCGGGTGCTCAAGAAAAAACCGTCAGAAAGCACGGACGACAAAAATACCTCGAACAACAAGGACGAAGCTCCGCCAGCAGTGGCGCCCTGACGTCGAGTATCCCGCGTCCCGGCCAAAATCGGCAACTTGCCTTCCCTAAGGAAAGAGAGCATCCCATGAACCATCCTCCCGCCGCACGAATTGGGCTGATCGCGGGGTGGCTGGTTTCTGTGACCAGTCTCGGCCTGGCAGCGGAACCGTTCCCCGGCGGGCAGAATCCGATGCTCAAGTTTGTACCCGACGAAACCGTCGCACACCTCGCCGAACAGGAGCCAGCTCGCCTGGAACAACTTCGCGAACGACTTGAATCCGCGTCGAAAAGTGACTCTGACGCGGTGGCGAAAGGCTCGGACCCAAGAGAAAGCAATAACGGAATCCCGCTTGCGATCGTGGCTTTTGCTTTCCTGGTCGTAGCACTTGCCACCGAGGTCGCGGAGCCGTCGGAAACGCCCAATATCGTCGTCGACATTGCAGCTGATCTCGGTTACGTCGATGTGGGATTCAAATTCTGCAAGGACATCTCGACGCCGAATTTCGACCGGCCACGAGAACGATCCGACCTTCTTGCCTAACGACGAGCAAGTCGGCCTGCCTGGCTGATAGCGCCGAATCTGGCGCGGGTCGATTTCGCGAACCCATCGAACCTAGCAATTTGGCAGATGAACGCAGGGTGAGTTACGCCGCCCTTCGCTCAAACGATTTTACCAAACCGCCGACGTACGACTTCACTTCGATCTGGTCCATCTTCAGCTTCTCCACCTCTTCCGGTTCTTCCCGGACTGGCGGCAGATGGTCGCTTTCCATGTGAGCACGGCGAGTATTGTAATGGCTCGTAAACTCGGCAGTCAGGTAGTACAAATGCCGCTTGCCGGACACGATGAACCTGTTCAAGCACTGCAGCTTGATCGTTTCGATAAACCGCTCGCATCTGTCGTTGAGGTTGGGGCTCGCTTTGGGCAAGGGATTGGTCCTCAGCCCGCGTTCTTTGAGCTAGGACGTGAACTCCTTGGTGAACTTCGTATCCAGGTCGTGCATGACGATGTCGGGTTTTTTGTCCCGGCCCGCTGTCTGATCGACGAAACAATCCGCTTGCTTCTCGACCCACTCGGAGTTGGGATGCAGCGTCGATTCGGAAACGATCACTTCCCTCGTCGTCATGCACAGCCAGACGAGCACAAACATCTGTCGCAAGCCGGTTGCCGTGACCGAGTTGACGGAGAAAAAGTCGACGGCCCCAAGCGTCTCGGCGTGCCGGTGGTCTTGGCGATTTCGATCACCAGCTCGCGGATCTCTTTCGGCTTGCGCTGCCCGCCTTTGGGATTCTCAGTCTTCGGCTTGCCGCACTTCTCGTCGCGCTCCCAGCGGTAGAACGTCGCCGGCGAGACGAGCGTGATCAGTTCTTCGATGGCTTTGCCCAACGTGAGCAGCCGCTCCCGCTCCGCTGGCTAGGTGTGGATTTGCCCGGGAATCCGAGATCGCAGGATCTTGTTTTCCTCTTTTAGAAATTCGACATCCTTTGCCAGCTCGCTGTCGGTCGCGGAGGCGATGAGGGCCAGCAGAGGGTGGAAAATCTTGGCAGTCATGCTATGGTCATATTCTCTAATCTGGGACGGGATTACACATTCGTTGTACAGGAGTACGTCCTCGATTTCGACCAAGAAAGCGGCCCCAGAAACCGGCTTTTCAGAAGCGGGTTTTTGCGACCGTTAGAGCCGGGAAAGTCAGCCAGATTAGTGCCTTGAAGAACCAACCATGATCCGATCGTTTCTGATTCTCTGCTGCGTTTTCGCTTCCGCGCCGGCGCTTGGCGACGACGTCGCGTCGGTTGCTACAACCAGGATCTGCTTTCTCGTCTGCGGCGATCCTCAGTACCTGGCCGAGCACGCCGACAAGCCGATGAAGCTCGATCCGCTATCCGAGCAGGCCAACAGCGGTTTCGTAAAGCGAGTTCTCGCCCTGCCGGGGTCAAAGCTGCCCGAGACGATGGGCGGCGGTACGGTCGCGACTGATTTGCGTGGTCTGATCAATACGGGGGACCTGATCGACAGCCTCGATAAAAACGGCGGCCAGTACCCCGCGATGCAGCGTTTCGAGTGGCAACGGTTCCTGGCTGACTACGGTCTCACCGGGAAAGATGGGCGGATTCCACTGCCCGTTTATGAGATCCATGGCAACCATGACGGGCCGCAGGGCGACACCTTCGTTGTCGACGCCATCATCGCGCGGAACAAGATCCGATCAGGCGTCGTTAGCGTATCTTCCAACGGGCTGCACTACTCCTGGGACTGGGGGCCAGTGCATCTGATCAACCTGGGGATGTTCGTCGGCGAGGGCGAGCAGCGTCGTGAAGATCATCACTACGCACCCCGTGCGAGTCTGGAGTTCCTCAAGGCCGATCTCGTCAAACACGTGGGCGACAGTGGCCGGCCCGTTATCCTCTCCCACCACCTGCACCTGGACGCCCCAGAGTACGACTGGCCCGCCGAAGATCTCGCCGCGTATTACGACGCGATCCAGGACTACAACGTCGTCGCCATCTTCAACGGTCACACGCACGGTTCTCCGCCAAAACACCGCCGCTGGGATGGCAAACGGATCGGCCCTGATGTCGAAGGCATCGACAACTACGACCCCGACGACGCGGGCGCATCCAAACTCCACAAGGGCATGCCTGTCGGCCTCGCCCACGGCCTGCTCTATGTCGAGATCATCGACCGCGCCGGCGCCGATCACGACCAGATGACGGTCCGATCGTATGTGACCCGCGACAACTGGGAGACGGCTCGATGGGACCGTCTCTGGCAGAAGCAGATCGAATCACCTGACCGCGAGCTGGACGAGCCGGCAACGGCGCCCTGACCCGTAATCGTCCTCTCGGGAGTGCCGAGCCGCGCTCATTCTTCTTCGATAGCAGTTCGCGATCGTGGGCCTCAGGCCGCCCAAAATCTCTACGGAAGATTACGGAGGAACGGCCCGATTACGGCTCCTGTACGCAAAGAATGCATGGTTTCGCAACGCTTTGCAAAAGTGGCCGACACTTCGTAAACGAAGGAATCAACGCTACTTGAGACCGTTATTCGACTTTTGTTGCTGGCGGCTACGGAACCGAAGGCTGCTGCGCAGACTCGATCAAAAGGAAAGGAAATTCCGTCATGCCGAACTTGACAAATACAGACAGGTCTGTACATTGTAGTCATGAGCAAGAAACGAACCAGGAAGACGGACGCCCGACAGCGGATGGTGGAGACAGCCGAGCGACTGTTCTACGCCGAGGGAATTCGGGCCGTAGGCATTGACCGCATCATTGCCGAGGCGGAAGTCGCCAAAATGACGCTCTACAACCACTTTTCCTCCAAGGACGACTTGATTCTAGCGGTTCTCAAGTACCGGGAAGAGAAGTTCGACAGCCTCTTCGAGAAGTGGATGGAACGGCACATCAAGGCAGGCATGGATCGCCTGGAAGCGTTCTTTGCGGCGCTCAAGGATTGGTTTGAAAGCCCCGGCTTTCGGGGCTGCATGTTCATCAACGCCTGTGTCGAGTTGGCGGACGCAGGGCACGAAGGCTCGCAGTTCTCTGCCCAGCATAAGGAACGATTCCATACAATGTTGAGAGAGATCATTGACGAAACCGCTGGAGCAAAGGTAGCGGAAACGACAGCACCCGCCGTCTCACTCTTGGTCGAAGGAGCAATAGTGACCGCCGTGATGGAGCAGTCTTCGAAACCGGCTGACTTGGCGAGGGATGCTGCGCTGGCCCTCGTTTCAAAAACGTCGAGGAAGCGCAGGTAGCTTTCTCTTTTTTTACCCATTCCTATACAGACCTGTCTGTATTTATCAGGAGGATGGAAATGTCGCAATCGACGCCAATCAATGCTGACCAACCCGCCATCGTTTACGGTTCTGGCCGCAAGCCGGACGCCGCCATCCCCCGCCCCGGTTTGGACCTTCGCAGGGGGCGTGTCGCCGTCGTCGTCACCGATCCGCAGATCGACTTTCTGAGTCCGCAGGGGGTCAGTTGGTCGGTCGTAGGCCAAAACGTAACGGACAACAACACCGTCGAAAACATTGGCAAATTGTTCGCCGCATCCAAGGACAGCGACGTGCCATTGTTCATTAGCCCCCACTACTACTACCCCCACGATCACAAGTGGCGGTTCGAGGGAGCGCTCGAACGGTTGATGCACGACATCCAGATGTTTGACCGGCCAGGTGCGCTTGATCTTAACGGATTCGAGGGATCGGGAGCCGATTGGTTGGAGCAGTACAAGCCATTCATCAACGATGGGGAGACGGTCGTTACCAGCCCGCACAAGGTTTACGGTCCTGAATCCAATGACCTGACTCTTCAACTCCGCAAACGAGGGATTGAGCAAGTCGTCCTTGCCGGGATGTCAGCCAATCTGTGCGTCGAATCTCACTTGCGTGAACTCTTGGAACAAGGCTTCGAAGTCGCCGTCGTCGGTGACGCCACCGCAGCCGCACAGATTCCTGGCTACGACGGGTACGAAGCGGCAATCACCAACTTTCGCTTTCTCGCCAGCGACTTGTGGAGTACCGGCGAAGCCATCGAGCGACTGGCCCAACGCCCGTAATCAGCATCTACCAAAGGAGACGACGATGATAAATCTGCTACACCTTGACGCCAGTCCACGAGGCGAGCGGTCGCACACACGACGCCTCACCGCCGAATTCGTTGGGGAGTGGCGGAAAGCCTATCCGCTTGATGCCGTCACCTACCGAGACATCGGACGAAACCCGATTCCTCATGTCACGGAGGATTGGATTGCTGGTGCATTTACGCCATCGGAAAGACGCACAGGTAGCATGAGAGCCGCCCTTCGCCTCAGTGACGAATTGGTTGACGAGTTTCTCACGGCTGACCTCATCGTGGCGGGGATTCCATTTTACAACTTCGGAATGCCCAGCGGATTCAAAGCGTACATCGACCAGATCGTTCGAGTGGGTCGCACCTTCTCGTTCAACCCTGACAACAAAAAGGCCCCGTTTCAACCTTTGTAACCCTTCAGCCTTCTGAAATCGCTCTTGGCTGATTTCGACAAATTCGTTCTGTTTTGGGGATCATGGACGCTTCCCTTTCTAACGACGATGGCCTGGTGGACGCCGCCTTTTTGGAGAAGGTGCTGCGTGGGCGGTTGAGTGAGGCTGAGGCTCGAACGTTTGCTGCGGCCGGGGCCGAGATTATCGCCTTTACCATGCTGGCGCTTACGCAGCGGGTCGCTGGTCAGCAGGCGGCCGGGCCGAACACGCCGTCGGCCGCCGTTCCGCCGTACGCCAAGCCGACCGCTTCGCCCAGGAAAGGTCAGCGGCGACGCGGCGGACAAAAAGGACATCCCGGCGTCACCCGACCGCCGCTTCCTGAGCCGGATCGGCGCCGCGAACTCCAACTCGATTGTTGCCCTGAGTGCCAGGGCAAGCTGCAGCGAACAGGCGACACTCGCACTCGCCGCAGCGAAGACATTCCCGACGGCCTCAAGCCGGTCATTACGGAAGACATCCTGCATCGCGACTATTGCCCGACCTGCAAAAAACGCGTCGAGCCCAAGCCGCCCGACGTCCTGCCGAACTGCACGCTCGGCAATCGCACGCTGGTCCTGTCGGCCGTGCTCCATTACCTGCAGGGACTGACGATCAGCCAGATTGTCGACACCTTCAACTTCCATCTGCGAATGAAGGTCACGCCGGGCGGGCTCATGCAGATGTGGCATCGGCTGGCGACTCTGCTGTTCGCCTGGTACGTGCAGATTCAAGCCGAATGTCTCGACTCGGCCCGGCTCAACGCCGACGAAACCGGCTGGCGAGTGCAAGGCAAGACGCATTGGCTGTGGTGCTTCGCCGGGCCGGATGCGACTTTCTATATGATCGATCGCAGTCGCGGTTCGCCGGCGTTACAAAAGTTTTTTACCAAAGCCTTCGAAGGCGTCCTCATTACCGACTTCTGGTCGCCGTACGATGCGATCGTCTGCGCCGACAAACAGAAGTGCTGGCCGCACCTGCTGCGCGACATGGCGAACGTCGACGAAAAACACGCCGGTGACAAGGTCTGGCAGTCGTTCGCGCGGCGAGTGATCAGCGTCTATCGCGAAGCGAAGAAACTGCACGCCGCCAAGGCGACAACGGTTGCGGTCGACTACGACATCGCCGCGATGCGTTTAGAAAGCCGACTGGCGACCATCGCCGGCGAAGCCTGGAACCACCCCGACGCGGCCCGCCTCGCCAAACGCCTGGCGAAGTACGGCGACCAGCTGCTGACCTTTTTATGGCACGACGACATCCCCTCGGACAACAACCACGGCGAGCGTCAGATTCGTCCGGCGGTGATGATCCGCAAGAACAGTTACGGCAACCACAGCGACCGCGGCATGCTCACCCAATCGGTACTGATGACGATCTTCCGCACCCTCAAACTGCGAAATCAACAACCGCTCGAAACGATCCTCGAAGCCCTCGCGAACTACGCAAAAACCGGAAAAATCCCGCCCCTGCCGCAGAAGGCTGAATAGTTACCAACCTTTGACCTTCGGAAAGCGACTGATTGCCGTCGTTTCTCGTGGTGACGGGGGCTACGGACCCGGAGGGAGAAATGAAACACACAATCATCTCGATCCGCATTTACGAACGGCTTTCGACTTCATTGGCGTGTCGGATGTGACCATCGTGGCTGTCGAGAACGACGAACATGGCGGAACAGCCTTGGCGGAATCGCTGACCGCCGCCCGTGAGACACTTAGCAAGTTTGTAGGCTCGACCAGGTTGACGCCTTGTCTCGCTTGACGAGGCAGGCCGACGATCCCGTTCCATTCTTTGTTCTTTCCGAAAGAAGCTGCAATGAAAAACAAAGCCACTTTTTCGCCGGCTGTCCCGTCTGTATCGCCGCCGAACAAACCGTCGCCAACATCCATCCGACCACCCTTCACATTGGAATCCGCCATCGCCAAGGTTCGTGCCGCCGAAGATGCGTGGAACAGCCGTGACCCGCATCGAGTCTCGCTGGCCTACTCGGAAGACTCGCAGTGGAGAAACCGCAGCCAGTTCATCCGTGGCCGTGAGCAAATTCGAGAGTTCCTGACTGGCAAGTGGGAAAAGGAACTTGACTATCGGCTCACCAAGTCGCTCTGGAGCTTTACGGAGAATCGGATCGCCGTCCGCTTCCAGTACGAATACCACCACGCCGAGGGACAGTGGTTCCGAGCTTACGGCAACGAGCTTTGGGAATTCGACGATGAGGGTCTGATGCGGCGTCGAGAGGCCAGCATCAACGATGTTGCCATTGAGGAAGAGCAGCGCAAGTTCCATTGGTCGGCGCCCGGCCCAAGACCGCAAGATGACGCTGGCATTCCCGATGTCGCCTGAACTGACAATTCAATCCACTCCACCGTAAAGGAATCAGGAAATGCACGAATACCCTAGCGACATCGCCTTCACGCCTGCCGTCAAAGCGATCCAAACGGCGAAGGGTTCTCGCGCTTCTTACGGCAAGATGGAGGAGCGAGGAAGTTGGCAAACGACCGTCACGCCTGAGCTTGAAGCGTTCCTTGCCGATCTGGATATGTTCTACCTCGGCACGGCCAACGGCCAAGCTCAGCCCTACATCCAATACCGGGGTGGTGCGCCCGGCTTCCTGAAAGCCATCGACGAGAAGACTCTGGGCTTCGCTGACTTCGGTGGCAACCAGCAGTACATCAGCTTGGGAAATCTATCGGAGAATCCCAAGGCGTTCATTTTCCTCATGGACTACGTGCATAGCCGTCGCATCAAGCTCTGGGGCAAGGCGAGGGTCGTCGAGGGAGATGCTCAACTGGAGAACAGACTTCGTGACCCGGAATACCCCGGCAAAGTTGAACGAGTCGTTCTCTTCGAGATTGAAGCATGGGACATCAACTGTCCGCAGCATATCCACAAACGGTTTCCGCAGCGGGAAGTTACTCCAGTCGTCGAGCAGCTTCACCAGCGAGTGCATGAACCCGAAGCACAACTGGCGACGTTGCGGCAGACCAATACGCTCTGACGGCAAATCAAAGACTTTGATTTTGCGAAGTAAGAAATCCGTGCCTTACGGCGTCCAACAGTAACGACCCCCAATTATTTTCATCACAAGGAGAACAAGATGCCTCGAATTCAACCTGTCAATCGAACCACGGCTGACTCGAAGACCGCCAATCTACTCGGATCGGTCGAGAAAAAAATGGGCCAAGTACCGAACATCATCGCTACGATGGCGACCTCCCCTGCCGTCGCCCAGGCATATCTCGGATTCAGCCAGTCGCTCTCCACCGGCCAGCTTCCCGCTCGCTTGCGGGAGCAGATTGCGTTGGTCGTGGGCGAGACGAACAACTGCGAATACTGCTTGGCAGCGCACACGGCGCTGGGCAAAGGAGCCGGTTTGACCGAAGGAGAAACCTGCGATGCCCGCCGTGCGGAAGCTAAAGATGACAAGGAACGAGCCGCTCTCCGGTTCGCTCGCACGATTGTCAACGAGCGTGGCCGGGTTTCCGACGAGGATGTTCAGGCCGTGCGACAAGCCGGCTACGACGACGGCGAGATCGCTGAGATTGTGGCGAATGTCGCTCTCAACATCTTCACCAACTACTTCAATCATGTGGCAGGCACGGAAGTCGATTTTCCCGTCGCCCCAGAACTGACAGCAGCGTAATCAGGCAGACAAGCACCCGGTCGGCATAAGCCGACCGGGTGCATTTGCGATTGGTGTCCAAGGAGTCCAGCAGCCAACACCATGAGCCAAGACAAAGAACCACTCTATGCGGCCTTGTTGCACGGCGACGACCAACGGGACTCGGCTCTTTCCGAGTTGCGAGTGGTTCTCGTGCGCCATCTTCGCAAGGCATTGTCGAGTTACGCTCGTGCCGACGATCCATTTCTGGAAGACGCCGTACAAGATTCACTCTTGCGAATTCTTGAGCGGCTCGATCAGTTTGAAGGCCGCAGTCGGTTTGTCACTTGGGCGACGACCATCGCAATACATGTCGCCATGTCGGAACTTCGACGATCTCGCTGGCGGGATGTGTCGCTCGACCAGGTGGTTGACGAAACATCGCCGCTTTCTCGGTTTGCGACCGATGATAGCTCGGGACCCGGCAACCAGGTAGAACGAAATACAATTCTTGAGAAGATGCAGGAAGTTATCGACACCCAACTCACGGAGAAGCAGCGAACGGCAATATTGGCCGAGATGAATGGGATGCCGCAGGAAGAAATTGCCCGGCAACTTGGGAGCAATCGAAACGCCGTTTATAAGCTGACGCACGACGCCCGCAAGAAGCTGAAGCAAGGGTTGGAGGCGACCGGATATGGCGCCGACGACATTCGTGCCGCCTTTGCCAAATAAGGACCGAACCATGCCACTTTCCAATATAGAACTAGAAGCCTTGCTGCGGCTCGTCGGCCTCACCAATGACAAAGAGATCAACTGCGAGCAGTGTCTTGCGCTGGTCGCTGAGTTTGCCGAACTCGAACTGGCTGGGAACTCGGTGCCAGAGGGCCTCAAGATGGTCGAGCAACATCTGTCTGTTTGCTCGGAGTGCCGGGAAGAGTACGAGGCTTTGCAACGGGTGTTGGGTGACCTGAACAACGAACCGGGTAATTCGACGTAAGACCCGACCGCCCCACAGCGTTTCACAGGAAACGGTTATTTCCAGAACCACTCTTGTAAACGCCAGCCCAAAAGTGCAGCGCTTGGCAGGTGAAAAGTGTAGCGCTCGGGATGAAAGAAATCTGGGCTTAGGTTAGTCTCGGGATAGAGAGGGCGTCAAGCCAACCGTCCCTCCTCTGGAGGAGCGACGGATTGTGGCGATTGTCGCCGTCGTTAGGTTTGCGACGGTTTTGATGAGCGACGACGCCTGGCATCCTGCAGGCGGTAGCTCGCGCCGCCGGCCTCCAGGATGTGACAGCGATGGGGCAGTCGGTCCAGCGCAGCGCCGGTCAGGCGTTCGCTGCCTGCGGGCGATGGCGTGAATCGCCTTCACTTGCGACGCTGCGAGGCATAGCCGTTTTCGTGGTGGCCGTTGCCGTTGGCATGATCCGCGTGACCGTTTGACGGCGGATACGGGCCGTTGACTTGACCGTTGCTGTGACCATTGGAAGCCTGGGCGTTGCCTTCCAGTTCTTCATCGACCGACGCGCGGGCCATGCGGAAGAGTTGCCGCACCCGTTCCCGCAAGGCATCGGGTTCGCTCGCCAGGCCAGCTTCGACTTCCAGTTCCAAGTGGACGCTCGGACCTCGGGAGCCGTAGTTGGCTTCGCCGATCTTTCTCGACAAGCCGACATTGAGTTTCAGCATAAGAATAACCTCGTTTGATCAGGTGTCGTTTGCGGCGTAACAGGCAAGTCTTCGCCAACACCCACATCTGGGGCAGTGCGAGTTTTCGTTG is part of the Lignipirellula cremea genome and encodes:
- a CDS encoding pyridoxamine 5'-phosphate oxidase family protein, producing MHEYPSDIAFTPAVKAIQTAKGSRASYGKMEERGSWQTTVTPELEAFLADLDMFYLGTANGQAQPYIQYRGGAPGFLKAIDEKTLGFADFGGNQQYISLGNLSENPKAFIFLMDYVHSRRIKLWGKARVVEGDAQLENRLRDPEYPGKVERVVLFEIEAWDINCPQHIHKRFPQREVTPVVEQLHQRVHEPEAQLATLRQTNTL
- a CDS encoding carboxymuconolactone decarboxylase family protein — translated: MPRIQPVNRTTADSKTANLLGSVEKKMGQVPNIIATMATSPAVAQAYLGFSQSLSTGQLPARLREQIALVVGETNNCEYCLAAHTALGKGAGLTEGETCDARRAEAKDDKERAALRFARTIVNERGRVSDEDVQAVRQAGYDDGEIAEIVANVALNIFTNYFNHVAGTEVDFPVAPELTAA
- a CDS encoding RNA polymerase sigma factor, which codes for MSQDKEPLYAALLHGDDQRDSALSELRVVLVRHLRKALSSYARADDPFLEDAVQDSLLRILERLDQFEGRSRFVTWATTIAIHVAMSELRRSRWRDVSLDQVVDETSPLSRFATDDSSGPGNQVERNTILEKMQEVIDTQLTEKQRTAILAEMNGMPQEEIARQLGSNRNAVYKLTHDARKKLKQGLEATGYGADDIRAAFAK
- a CDS encoding anti-sigma factor → MPLSNIELEALLRLVGLTNDKEINCEQCLALVAEFAELELAGNSVPEGLKMVEQHLSVCSECREEYEALQRVLGDLNNEPGNST
- a CDS encoding ATP-binding protein, which produces MTGAALDRLPHRCHILEAGGASYRLQDARRRRSSKPSQT